The Rhodobacter sp. 24-YEA-8 DNA segment CGCTCGCCGGCCAGAAGCGCATCCTCATGGATCTCGACCACCGCCTCGCCATATTCCAGCTGATAGGCCTGACTTATGGTCTGCCCGGGCAATTTGCCCTTTTTGCGCACCGGGACAAAACCGGTCGAAAGCTGATGCGCCACCGCGCCACCAAGGATGAAGCCGCGCGCCTCTAGCCCCACCACCTTGTCGATCCGCATCCCGGCCCAGGGCGCGAGCAGCTGGTCCACACACATGCGAAAGCCGCGCGGATCGGCGAAGAGCGTGGTCACATCGCGAAACAGGATCCCTTCATGCGGGAAATCGACAATGGTGCGGATATAGTCGCGGACGGTTTTTTGCATCTCTGGTCTTCCGGTTACAGCAGGCGACCAGCTTACAACAGGCGGCCGGCGACCGCGTCAAGCTTCGCCACCAGCTTTGGGTCACGTTTCGCAGGGGCCGTCAT contains these protein-coding regions:
- a CDS encoding adenine phosphoribosyltransferase, whose amino-acid sequence is MQKTVRDYIRTIVDFPHEGILFRDVTTLFADPRGFRMCVDQLLAPWAGMRIDKVVGLEARGFILGGAVAHQLSTGFVPVRKKGKLPGQTISQAYQLEYGEAVVEIHEDALLAGERVLVVDDLLATGGTAAAGISLIERLGAEVIGCAFVVDLPDLGGRKKLEALGMDVRCLCAFEGL